Proteins encoded in a region of the Panicum hallii strain FIL2 chromosome 3, PHallii_v3.1, whole genome shotgun sequence genome:
- the LOC112886219 gene encoding uncharacterized protein LOC112886219, whose amino-acid sequence MDDGDFTFAAVPPPLLAAGGGGRMGVLYPVFGRPRSPPRPPAPELETATARVPLGRLLLVDREPAPAQQPPAPADDLDSVPAEMYCPWSPGWSAASPARCKKSGSTGSVLRWRPRLVGRSQSDGKEKFVFLNTTGAASGRSGRKGRSGGGGVSAALGGHAWSYYASGGASNGARRRSFLPYKQDLVGLFANAAVFRRSYLPF is encoded by the coding sequence ggcggcggcggtcgcaTGGGCGTGCTGTACCCGGTCTTCGGCCGGCCGAGGTCCCCGCCTCGGCCGCCTGCTCCGGAGCTGGAGACGGCCACCGCGCGGGTGCCGCTAGGACGGCTCCTGCTGGTGGACAGGgagccggcgccggcgcagcagccgccggcgccggcggacgACCTCGACTCTGTCCCGGCGGAGATGTACTGCCCGTGGTCCCCCGGGTGGTCGGCGGCGTCCCCGGCGCGGTGCAAGAAGAGCGGCTCCACGGGGTCGGTCCTCCGCTGGCGGCCGCGGCTTGTCGGGCGGAGCCAGAGCGACGGCAAGGAGAAGTTCGTGTTCCTGAACACCACCGGCGCCGCCTCCGGCCGGTCCGGCCGTaaggggaggagcggcggcggcggtgtctcTGCCGCTCTCGGCGGCCACGCCTGGAGCTACTACGCGAGCGGCGGGGCCAGCAATGGCGCGCGCCGGAGGTCGTTCCTGCCGTACAAGCAGGACCTCGTCGGGCTGTTCGCCAACGCCGCCGTGTTCCGGCGCAGCTACCTCCCGTTCTGA